From Sulfuricella sp., a single genomic window includes:
- a CDS encoding response regulator transcription factor, protein MGIDNLFVSANGGLLPRWLEAFPDAKGCKTGDGLQKQKCDIAWLHITAGDSAPQQLEEVRRHLGGVTCVVLSDLPDDEQALAAFGAAARGYCNTHAAPAVLQQVANVVQQGGLWIGESLMQRVIASTARIMQPPDQAMVRRWADILTGREREIARHIAHGASNKEIARELGITERTVKAHVGAILEKLKVRDRLQIALRVNGQSPS, encoded by the coding sequence ATGGGAATCGACAACCTTTTCGTTTCAGCCAATGGCGGACTGTTGCCACGCTGGCTGGAGGCGTTTCCGGATGCCAAGGGCTGCAAAACAGGCGACGGGCTACAAAAACAGAAATGCGACATTGCCTGGCTGCACATCACCGCCGGAGACTCCGCCCCGCAGCAGCTGGAAGAGGTTCGTAGACATCTGGGCGGCGTAACCTGCGTCGTGCTGAGCGACCTGCCGGATGACGAGCAGGCCTTGGCAGCCTTCGGCGCCGCCGCACGCGGCTACTGCAACACCCACGCCGCGCCAGCCGTGCTGCAACAAGTGGCAAACGTAGTGCAGCAGGGCGGGCTGTGGATTGGCGAATCGCTGATGCAGCGAGTTATCGCGTCGACTGCGCGGATTATGCAGCCACCGGATCAGGCTATGGTTCGCAGATGGGCAGACATCCTGACCGGGCGCGAAAGGGAAATCGCCCGCCACATCGCACACGGCGCCTCCAACAAGGAAATCGCCCGTGAACTGGGCATCACCGAGCGCACGGTAAAAGCACACGTCGGCGCCATTCTGGAAAAGCTCAAGGTTCGCGACCGCCTGCAAATCGCATTGCGCGTCAACGGCCAATCCCCCTCCTGA
- a CDS encoding HlyD family type I secretion periplasmic adaptor subunit has product MSARLIGAAKRIRAMLEAIRLKVQPDVDRWLNTWKIDPDLPEPDFVADADYYIVQQEPLRARVLIRSLAVVFLIFTMWAALAQVDEITRGEGKVVPSQQLQVLQSLDGGIVSEIKVREGQIVNPGDLLLRIDATRFVSSVRESQSQYFSLLAKAARQRALTEGKPFIPPPETLKEDPRTVEEEKSLYETATSNLEAQLSIARQQLAQRQQELAEARARREQAGQAYDLTLKELNVTRPLLKAGAVSEVELLRLERDVSRFRGERDMAATQIIRTQAAISEASRKIQEVELSFRREQGTELSETMSKLNALSEGSVGLADRVKHSDLRSPVYGTVKRLLVNTVGGVVQPGKDVLEIVPLEDNLLLEAKVMPKDIAFLRPGQKALVKFTAYDFSVYGGLEATLEHIGADSLTDERGNTFYIVRVRTHKSKLADHLPIIPGMVAEVDIITGQKSILSYLLKPVIKAKQAALTER; this is encoded by the coding sequence ATGAGCGCGCGCCTGATCGGGGCCGCAAAACGCATCCGGGCCATGCTGGAAGCCATCCGCCTCAAAGTCCAGCCGGACGTGGATCGCTGGCTGAACACATGGAAAATCGACCCCGACCTTCCGGAACCGGATTTCGTTGCCGATGCCGATTACTATATCGTCCAGCAGGAACCCTTGCGCGCACGGGTCCTGATCCGCAGCCTGGCGGTGGTGTTCCTGATTTTCACCATGTGGGCCGCGCTGGCGCAGGTCGACGAAATCACTCGCGGCGAAGGCAAAGTCGTGCCTTCCCAGCAATTGCAGGTCCTGCAAAGCCTGGATGGCGGGATTGTGTCCGAGATCAAGGTGCGCGAAGGCCAGATCGTCAATCCGGGCGATCTGCTGCTGCGGATCGACGCCACCCGTTTCGTCTCCTCGGTGCGCGAAAGCCAGTCGCAGTATTTTTCCCTCCTGGCCAAGGCCGCCCGCCAGCGCGCGCTCACCGAGGGAAAACCCTTTATACCGCCACCGGAAACCCTCAAGGAAGATCCTCGGACAGTAGAAGAGGAAAAAAGCCTGTATGAAACCGCCACCTCCAATCTGGAAGCCCAACTCTCGATTGCCCGCCAGCAACTCGCGCAGCGCCAGCAAGAGCTCGCGGAAGCGCGCGCGCGTCGCGAGCAAGCTGGACAAGCTTACGACCTGACGCTCAAGGAACTCAACGTCACCAGGCCGCTGCTCAAGGCTGGCGCGGTTTCCGAGGTTGAACTCCTGCGCCTGGAGCGTGACGTCTCTCGCTTCCGTGGTGAACGCGACATGGCAGCCACGCAAATTATCCGTACCCAGGCGGCCATCTCCGAAGCCTCGCGCAAAATTCAGGAAGTAGAACTTAGTTTCCGCAGGGAACAGGGCACCGAACTTTCCGAAACCATGAGCAAGCTCAATGCCCTCTCCGAAGGCAGCGTGGGGCTGGCGGACAGAGTCAAGCATTCCGACTTGCGCTCCCCGGTTTACGGTACCGTCAAGCGTCTGCTGGTCAACACGGTAGGCGGCGTGGTTCAGCCGGGAAAAGACGTGCTGGAAATCGTGCCGCTGGAGGACAATCTGCTTCTGGAAGCCAAGGTCATGCCCAAGGACATCGCATTTCTTCGCCCCGGGCAAAAAGCGCTGGTCAAATTCACGGCCTATGACTTTTCTGTTTATGGCGGGCTCGAGGCCACGCTGGAACATATCGGCGCGGACTCGCTGACAGACGAGCGCGGCAACACCTTCTACATCGTGCGTGTACGCACTCACAAGTCGAAACTGGCCGATCACCTGCCCATCATTCCCGGCATGGTGGCCGAGGTAGACATTATCACCGGCCAAAAGAGCATTCTCTCCTACCTGCTGAAACCGGTCATCAAAGCCAAGCAGGCTGCATTGACCGAGCGCTGA